ACGGCGATGCCGGCAGCTCTTAAATGCCCGTATGCAACGATTCTACTAAACTGAGATGAAACTTCATCTGCAGGAAGGGGTTTATCGTTTTTAATCCACCAAATTACAATCCCCATGAAAGACGATCCGAGGTATTCGAGCAGCAATTCCTTGGATATTGCTAATGGGGAGTTTCCCTGAGCAGGTTTCCACCCCTCCATTAATTTATCTTTAATGATATTCTCCATTTTCGCTTGAAACTGATAGATTCTATTCTCTTCAATTAACATGGAATGATAAAAGGTCATATTTAGGGAAATATGTTTCAGTACCGTTTGCATGACTGTTTCGAGTAGAGAAATACTGAAAGGATTCATGCTGATGGGACAAAGAACGACCGCATCCTTTAATTCGCTCAACAATTCATTCATACATGTATCTAATAAATCAGGTTTATTTTGGTAGTGGAGATAAAAAGTGTTTCGATTGATCATAGCCCGATCGGCAATATCCTGGATCGTTATCGCTTCATATCCCTTTTCCCGAATAAGCTCATAAAACGCTTTTCGAATCGATTGTTTCGTGCGCAGTATTCTTAGGTCGGTTTTCTTGTTCATTGTTTTCGTTCCCCCTAAATTTATTTTTAGGTCGTTAAGCGACAAAGTTTTATGAGTTGTCTGTTATACTTC
Above is a window of Paenibacillus sp. FSL K6-1330 DNA encoding:
- a CDS encoding TetR/AcrR family transcriptional regulator; translated protein: MNKKTDLRILRTKQSIRKAFYELIREKGYEAITIQDIADRAMINRNTFYLHYQNKPDLLDTCMNELLSELKDAVVLCPISMNPFSISLLETVMQTVLKHISLNMTFYHSMLIEENRIYQFQAKMENIIKDKLMEGWKPAQGNSPLAISKELLLEYLGSSFMGIVIWWIKNDKPLPADEVSSQFSRIVAYGHLRAAGIAVEE